The following coding sequences lie in one Niabella agricola genomic window:
- a CDS encoding response regulator transcription factor, translating to MWQPDPVVHIAIADDHPIVIQGLKNLLEGMPCFLVTGTFTTGGRLLNYLEQHTVDLLLLDISLPDGSGILFCREIRKKYPAIKIIAISNLGERSIITQMMQNGASGYLLKTAAAKDILDCMHKALNDEIPVFSAEIGEIMAKPEPDTLPALPDLTKREKQILLLLASGKKSAEIAAELFISPLTVKTHRATLLQKFGVNNIVSLVNRAKEYRFI from the coding sequence ATGTGGCAGCCTGACCCCGTTGTTCATATCGCCATTGCAGACGATCATCCGATCGTGATCCAAGGTCTCAAAAATCTGCTGGAAGGTATGCCCTGTTTTTTGGTAACAGGCACGTTTACCACTGGAGGCCGCCTGCTCAATTACCTGGAACAACATACCGTAGACCTCCTGCTCCTGGACATTAGTTTACCCGATGGAAGCGGCATTCTTTTTTGCAGGGAGATCAGGAAAAAATATCCGGCAATAAAAATAATAGCCATCAGTAACCTCGGTGAACGCAGCATTATTACCCAAATGATGCAAAATGGCGCCTCCGGATACCTGCTTAAAACAGCCGCCGCGAAAGACATACTGGACTGCATGCACAAAGCTCTTAATGATGAAATTCCCGTTTTCAGCGCGGAAATCGGCGAGATCATGGCAAAACCAGAGCCCGACACCCTTCCTGCACTGCCCGATCTTACCAAGCGGGAAAAACAGATACTGTTACTACTGGCCAGTGGAAAAAAATCGGCAGAAATTGCAGCCGAGCTTTTTATCAGCCCGCTTACGGTAAAAACCCACCGGGCGACGCTTCTACAAAAGTTCGGAGTAAACAATATTGTGTCGCTGGTGAACCGCGCAAAGGAATATCGCTTTATTTAA
- a CDS encoding sensor histidine kinase has product MKLYFSTYTWKRFKTIALICIPTALVVNSIYFDRSYYSSGSFFVAATSVTFTELMLVSFVCTFISLLLRKRFPKEEEVIKKLSLMVITFILVSVFFKYLLFKVYAAIPLFKTEFNEHRLAWICLSVSIITIFLTFLMESIHRFREWKLTLQETEQLNTSYKQSQLNALKSQVNPHFLFNCLNSLSSLIEEDEEKAENFLNELTRVYRYLLRNDHEQLVTLHTEIDFLKAYTHLLRERFGEGLQVHLAIDENDQGKLLPPLLLQALIEHTCAQNIISKQQPLRIHITSTGYHVLRAAYNLQPKTFSKDLDHDNSLDAMIKKYKLLGLELIITKDRNGQQLILIPLISEKKEVVQ; this is encoded by the coding sequence ATGAAACTGTATTTTTCTACATATACCTGGAAGCGTTTTAAAACGATTGCACTGATCTGCATCCCAACCGCATTGGTGGTCAATAGCATTTACTTCGACCGGTCTTATTACAGCAGCGGTTCCTTTTTTGTGGCCGCCACCAGCGTTACGTTTACAGAGTTGATGCTCGTATCCTTTGTCTGTACTTTTATTTCCTTGCTGCTCAGGAAACGGTTTCCCAAAGAAGAGGAGGTGATCAAAAAGTTGAGCCTGATGGTCATCACCTTTATCCTGGTAAGTGTTTTTTTTAAATACCTGCTTTTTAAAGTCTACGCAGCCATTCCTTTGTTTAAAACAGAATTCAATGAGCACCGGCTTGCCTGGATCTGCCTTTCCGTATCCATCATTACCATTTTTCTTACCTTCCTGATGGAGAGCATCCACCGCTTCCGGGAATGGAAATTGACACTGCAGGAGACTGAACAGTTGAATACTTCGTATAAACAAAGTCAGCTGAATGCGTTAAAAAGCCAGGTAAACCCGCACTTCCTGTTCAACTGTTTGAATTCACTCAGCAGCCTGATCGAAGAAGATGAAGAAAAAGCGGAAAACTTTTTAAATGAACTTACCCGGGTATACCGCTACCTGCTGCGAAATGATCATGAGCAGCTCGTAACATTGCATACAGAGATTGATTTTTTGAAAGCCTACACCCATTTACTCCGGGAACGTTTTGGTGAAGGCCTGCAGGTGCATCTTGCAATAGATGAAAACGACCAGGGGAAATTATTACCACCCCTGCTCTTACAGGCACTTATTGAGCATACCTGTGCCCAAAACATCATCAGCAAACAACAGCCACTCAGGATTCATATTACCTCTACTGGGTACCATGTACTGCGTGCTGCTTACAACCTGCAGCCCAAAACATTTTCGAAAGACCTGGATCATGACAATTCCCTGGATGCCATGATCAAAAAGTACAAGCTGCTGGGACTTGAACTAATCATTACAAAAGACCGGAACGGACAGCAGCTGATCCTGATTCCCCTGATATCCGAAAAAAAGGAGGTGGTACAATGA
- a CDS encoding ligand-binding sensor domain-containing protein, translated as MIKQLLCFILLVRCFIANAQQNYLFAHLGLRDGLASNTVSKVQQDTKGYIWMATPNCLQRYDGYRFLNFRTDGRQLPQGALNDLYVDRGSRVWMIIADSVLGYLNTTDFKWHPVKLIRPAHIRPRNASLFVDQDERIVVVYRLQGFMTLNAAGTEVSERYNWFRLPNGWLPTQFYQDADRNYWIGTSKGLVKYHSFRHQLSYAGSNAGNDPSIEAFGNLTMVNFFYVDADKRKWIGAWPETGLILQSMDPSGHIKRWDDKILQVLKSEYFTAYGIFETEGGATWIAGDNLFAKLNPSQHKVELIEKNAPGIYSLRYDIVHHLLQDREKNIWLATNKGVYHFNPPQHLFNFIYNRVSNNDAPFKQDVTDILETRTGEILVSTWGHGIFAYNQQFQPLVPGFFPGNAGLQEGMVWCLEETHKGDIVWGIQNGGVGFYNRLTKKITRIYPPVFQQTTVRQVAEDKNGNLWFGTQGGHIVKYHPAEQAWKLIEKTNSPVCRLHISKQDELWAGTIWDGLYRINVQKELRTGHYMPNQPEGKRIMGIAVSDIAEAADGTLVFSSDGLNILDKKTETFRYQKKQAPVANLAIDNNGAIWTSSPTGITAQWPDQKTGTYAFDERHGLDDISYNYAAETTLKDGRIVFGTNHGMVIFNPEVIMGRIKGHAAPRIQLAEFYINDVPVPVDSILALKKLRLGPGRIALKARFTTNTFHTTYPVYFKFEGMDKNWKAATATGEVLLNYLPSGKYTLSTAFLDEGHILTGILTIPVVIEAPFYKTLWFYILLALLTLLLLYVFDQYRMKRREEMEKLRTNIGSRLHNDVSTTLENINILSEMAVLKHRSDPKKSQEFVEQIRFRSSEMISAMQDMLWAISPENDNTEQLLRRLHKYVGILNNRYRTHIDLAHDPKVHLLKMNVQLRYEILLLFKRSIKALLNAGAENICIHFGADKNRLLYTLQFSHQHCNKEQLQHFLTNREFVSRVKNINGWIYSSIHTNQAEIECRIQL; from the coding sequence TTGATCAAACAACTGTTGTGTTTCATTTTACTGGTGAGGTGCTTTATAGCCAATGCGCAGCAAAACTACCTGTTTGCGCACCTTGGCCTGCGCGATGGGTTGGCCAGCAATACGGTAAGCAAAGTACAGCAGGATACAAAGGGTTATATTTGGATGGCAACGCCCAATTGCCTGCAACGTTATGACGGATACCGTTTCCTGAACTTTCGCACGGATGGCAGGCAACTTCCCCAGGGTGCGCTGAACGATCTTTATGTTGACCGCGGGAGCCGTGTCTGGATGATCATTGCCGACTCGGTATTGGGCTATCTCAATACAACCGATTTCAAATGGCACCCTGTGAAGTTAATTCGACCTGCACATATCCGGCCCAGGAACGCCAGTTTATTTGTAGACCAGGATGAACGCATCGTAGTCGTATACCGGTTGCAGGGATTTATGACCCTGAACGCAGCCGGAACAGAGGTAAGCGAACGTTATAATTGGTTTCGGCTACCGAACGGATGGCTTCCCACGCAGTTTTACCAGGATGCGGATCGGAACTACTGGATCGGCACTTCAAAGGGATTGGTAAAATACCATTCCTTCCGTCATCAGCTTTCTTATGCAGGTTCAAATGCAGGGAATGATCCTTCCATTGAGGCTTTCGGCAATTTGACAATGGTGAACTTTTTTTATGTGGATGCAGATAAAAGAAAGTGGATCGGAGCTTGGCCCGAAACGGGACTGATCCTACAAAGTATGGATCCGTCCGGACATATCAAGCGATGGGATGATAAGATTCTGCAGGTGCTAAAAAGTGAATATTTTACAGCATATGGCATTTTCGAAACCGAAGGAGGCGCTACATGGATCGCCGGCGATAACCTTTTTGCCAAACTAAACCCTTCGCAACATAAGGTGGAGCTAATCGAAAAAAATGCCCCGGGTATCTACAGCCTGCGATATGATATTGTGCACCACCTTTTACAGGACCGCGAAAAAAACATCTGGCTGGCTACAAATAAGGGGGTGTATCATTTTAACCCACCACAGCATCTTTTTAACTTTATTTATAACCGTGTCTCAAACAACGATGCTCCCTTTAAACAGGACGTAACGGACATCCTGGAAACCCGTACGGGAGAAATTCTTGTGAGCACATGGGGACATGGAATCTTTGCCTATAACCAACAATTTCAACCATTGGTTCCCGGCTTTTTTCCAGGTAATGCCGGGTTACAGGAAGGAATGGTCTGGTGCCTGGAGGAAACTCACAAGGGCGATATCGTATGGGGTATTCAAAACGGCGGCGTAGGGTTTTACAACAGGTTAACAAAGAAAATCACCCGGATTTATCCACCTGTCTTCCAGCAGACCACTGTACGACAGGTAGCAGAAGATAAAAACGGCAATCTTTGGTTCGGAACACAGGGCGGCCATATCGTAAAATACCACCCCGCCGAGCAAGCTTGGAAACTGATCGAAAAAACAAATTCACCAGTCTGCCGGCTGCACATCAGCAAACAAGATGAATTGTGGGCTGGTACCATCTGGGACGGCCTGTACCGGATCAATGTGCAAAAAGAATTAAGAACCGGGCATTATATGCCCAATCAACCCGAAGGAAAACGGATAATGGGCATTGCCGTTTCGGATATAGCAGAAGCTGCCGATGGCACCCTGGTATTTAGTTCAGACGGGCTGAATATACTGGATAAAAAAACCGAAACCTTTCGATACCAGAAAAAACAGGCACCCGTTGCCAACCTGGCCATCGATAATAATGGAGCCATCTGGACCAGCAGTCCCACCGGCATTACAGCCCAATGGCCGGATCAAAAAACCGGAACGTATGCGTTTGATGAACGTCACGGATTGGATGACATCAGTTACAATTATGCAGCTGAAACAACCCTTAAAGATGGGCGCATCGTTTTTGGCACCAATCACGGAATGGTAATTTTTAACCCTGAAGTGATCATGGGCCGGATCAAGGGACATGCTGCTCCCCGGATACAACTCGCAGAGTTCTATATCAATGATGTGCCCGTTCCGGTGGACTCAATCCTGGCTTTAAAGAAACTCCGGCTGGGCCCCGGACGGATCGCACTTAAGGCGCGGTTTACGACCAACACATTTCACACGACCTACCCGGTTTATTTTAAGTTTGAAGGAATGGACAAAAACTGGAAGGCGGCCACTGCTACCGGTGAGGTCCTACTCAATTACCTGCCCTCCGGCAAATACACCCTAAGCACCGCCTTCCTGGATGAAGGCCATATCCTGACGGGCATCCTCACTATTCCCGTTGTAATTGAAGCGCCCTTCTACAAAACGCTTTGGTTTTATATTTTGCTAGCCTTACTAACACTGCTTTTGTTGTATGTGTTTGACCAATACCGAATGAAGCGGCGCGAAGAAATGGAAAAATTACGTACCAATATCGGCAGCAGGCTCCACAATGATGTGAGCACTACCCTCGAAAACATCAATATCCTAAGTGAAATGGCCGTATTGAAACACCGTTCGGATCCAAAGAAATCGCAGGAGTTTGTGGAGCAAATCCGGTTCAGAAGTTCTGAAATGATATCAGCGATGCAGGACATGCTCTGGGCCATATCCCCCGAGAACGACAATACAGAACAATTGTTACGACGCCTTCACAAATATGTAGGCATTCTGAACAACCGGTACCGCACGCATATCGACCTGGCTCATGACCCCAAAGTGCACCTGCTTAAAATGAATGTACAGTTGCGGTACGAAATTCTTTTGTTATTTAAGCGCAGCATTAAAGCGCTACTGAATGCAGGAGCCGAAAACATCTGTATTCATTTCGGTGCTGATAAAAACCGGCTGTTGTATACCCTGCAGTTTTCGCACCAGCACTGTAACAAAGAGCAGTTGCAGCATTTCTTAACGAACCGCGAATTTGTGAGCAGGGTAAAGAACATTAATGGCTGGATCTATTCTTCGATACATACCAACCAGGCCGAAATTGAGTGCCGCATTCAATTATAG
- the accB gene encoding acetyl-CoA carboxylase biotin carboxyl carrier protein: MDFKQIQELIKMINKSNIGELSIEQNDFKITIRQKEEQVTQVVTAAPVQLQQAQVPAALPTQTAPAAPATTPKPAEIPSNTITIKSPMIGTFYRKPAPDKPNFVEEGDVVSPGKVICVIEAMKLFNEIESEVSGKIVKVLVDDASPVEFDQPLFLVEP, from the coding sequence ATGGACTTTAAACAAATCCAGGAGTTGATCAAAATGATCAACAAATCTAATATTGGTGAGCTGAGTATTGAACAAAATGATTTCAAGATCACGATCCGCCAAAAAGAAGAGCAGGTAACCCAGGTGGTTACAGCCGCACCCGTACAACTTCAGCAAGCCCAGGTACCAGCTGCACTGCCTACACAAACGGCTCCTGCAGCTCCTGCAACAACGCCCAAACCAGCAGAAATTCCTTCTAATACCATTACCATCAAAAGCCCGATGATCGGTACCTTTTACCGGAAACCGGCTCCTGATAAACCAAATTTTGTGGAGGAGGGAGATGTAGTAAGTCCCGGCAAAGTGATCTGTGTAATTGAAGCAATGAAACTCTTTAACGAAATCGAAAGCGAAGTAAGCGGTAAAATCGTTAAAGTGCTGGTAGACGATGCCTCTCCTGTAGAGTTTGATCAGCCGCTGTTCTTGGTAGAACCCTAA
- a CDS encoding tail fiber domain-containing protein: MMNSKIVVTVLTAFVCSSAALVAGAQTLTDNELKTKVIAIENPLQKIVQLEPKQFEYKAKVYKYLKLDEGAQYGFMAENVKAVFPHLVKEKKVAYMFGKNAYRDARVSTVDESGLIPVLVASIKQQQEEIERLKVELMKLKKETAGK, translated from the coding sequence ATGATGAACAGCAAAATTGTTGTAACAGTACTGACTGCGTTTGTTTGCTCCTCTGCGGCACTGGTTGCCGGAGCGCAAACCTTAACCGATAATGAACTTAAAACAAAGGTGATTGCAATTGAAAATCCGTTGCAAAAAATTGTACAGTTGGAGCCCAAACAGTTTGAATACAAGGCAAAGGTTTATAAATATCTGAAACTGGATGAAGGCGCCCAATATGGTTTTATGGCAGAGAACGTGAAAGCGGTTTTTCCGCATCTTGTAAAAGAGAAGAAAGTGGCGTATATGTTTGGTAAAAACGCTTACCGGGATGCGCGCGTAAGCACCGTCGATGAATCCGGCCTCATACCGGTATTGGTAGCTTCGATCAAACAGCAGCAGGAGGAGATCGAACGGTTGAAAGTTGAGTTGATGAAGCTGAAAAAAGAAACGGCCGGCAAATAG
- the efp gene encoding elongation factor P — MANTADISRGMILKLDGNLYSVVEFGENKTARAAAKVWAKLKGVDNTRTIEKTWNSGDTIYPVRVEKRAYQYLYQDETGYNFMDNETFEQMSVAENLIDAPQFLKEGQEVAIAINTETELPVSVELPDKIVMLVTYTEPGLKGDTATRTLKPATVETGATVSVPLFVNEGELIRVNTKTGEYVERVKE; from the coding sequence ATGGCAAATACAGCAGACATCAGCCGCGGCATGATCTTAAAGCTCGATGGCAACCTTTACTCAGTAGTTGAATTTGGTGAAAACAAAACTGCACGCGCTGCAGCAAAGGTTTGGGCCAAATTAAAAGGTGTAGATAATACCCGTACAATTGAGAAAACATGGAATTCCGGCGATACGATCTATCCTGTTCGTGTTGAAAAGCGCGCCTACCAGTACCTGTATCAGGATGAAACCGGTTATAATTTCATGGATAATGAAACATTCGAACAGATGAGCGTTGCCGAAAACCTGATCGATGCGCCACAATTTCTGAAAGAAGGACAGGAGGTTGCGATCGCAATCAATACCGAAACCGAACTTCCGGTTAGTGTAGAGCTTCCCGATAAAATAGTAATGCTGGTTACCTACACCGAACCCGGACTGAAGGGCGATACCGCAACCCGCACGCTGAAACCGGCCACTGTTGAAACCGGTGCTACTGTAAGCGTTCCTCTATTTGTAAATGAAGGAGAACTTATCCGTGTAAATACAAAAACGGGTGAGTACGTGGAACGTGTAAAAGAGTAA
- the accC gene encoding acetyl-CoA carboxylase biotin carboxylase subunit, translating into MFKKILIANRGEIALRVIRTCREMGIQTVAVYSTADSESLHVKFADEAVCIGRPASVDSYLNVPNIMAAVEITNADAVHPGYGFLAENAKFANICNENGIKFIGPTAEMINKMGDKVTAKETMIKAGVPVVPGGEGLLQNLNQAKGVAKEIGYPVILKATAGGGGKGMRIVWEEAEMERAYDTAKAEAAAAFKNDGIYMEKFVEEPRHIEIQVAGDQYGTVCHLSERDCSIQRRHQKLVEESPSPFMTDELRHAMGEAAKKAAGAIGYESVGTIEFLVDKHRNFYFMEMNTRIQVEHCVTEEVINFDLIKEQIKIAMGEKVSGADYFPQMHAIECRINAEDPYNDFRPSPGKITNLHVPGGHGVRVDSHVYAGYTIPPYYDSMIGKLITVARTRDEAINTMYRALSEYVIEGIKTTIPFHLQLMQNEDFRSGNFNTKFMDSFVMKK; encoded by the coding sequence ATGTTTAAAAAAATATTAATCGCGAACAGAGGTGAAATTGCCCTGCGTGTGATCAGGACCTGCAGAGAGATGGGCATCCAAACGGTAGCTGTTTATTCTACCGCAGATAGCGAAAGCCTGCACGTAAAATTTGCAGACGAGGCCGTTTGTATCGGAAGGCCGGCCAGTGTAGATTCCTATTTAAATGTGCCCAATATTATGGCGGCAGTGGAAATCACCAATGCGGATGCCGTACACCCAGGCTATGGTTTCCTTGCCGAAAATGCCAAGTTTGCCAATATCTGCAATGAGAACGGAATCAAATTTATTGGCCCCACTGCTGAAATGATCAACAAGATGGGCGATAAAGTTACTGCAAAAGAAACGATGATCAAAGCAGGGGTTCCTGTTGTTCCGGGAGGTGAAGGATTACTGCAAAACCTCAACCAGGCCAAGGGCGTTGCGAAGGAGATCGGATATCCGGTTATTTTAAAAGCAACGGCCGGCGGAGGTGGTAAAGGAATGCGTATTGTTTGGGAAGAAGCAGAAATGGAGCGGGCTTATGATACGGCAAAGGCGGAAGCAGCCGCGGCCTTTAAAAATGACGGGATCTATATGGAAAAGTTCGTAGAAGAACCCCGCCATATCGAAATTCAGGTAGCCGGCGACCAGTATGGCACCGTATGCCACCTGAGTGAGCGCGATTGTTCTATTCAACGCCGGCATCAAAAGCTGGTGGAAGAATCGCCTTCCCCCTTCATGACCGACGAGCTGCGTCATGCAATGGGCGAAGCAGCAAAAAAAGCAGCAGGTGCTATTGGTTACGAAAGTGTGGGCACTATCGAGTTCCTGGTAGATAAGCACCGGAACTTCTATTTTATGGAGATGAACACCCGCATTCAGGTCGAACATTGTGTAACGGAAGAAGTCATCAATTTTGACCTGATCAAGGAACAGATCAAAATCGCTATGGGTGAAAAAGTTTCCGGAGCCGATTATTTCCCGCAAATGCATGCTATTGAGTGCCGCATCAACGCAGAAGACCCCTACAATGATTTTCGTCCCTCACCGGGAAAGATTACCAATCTTCATGTACCGGGGGGCCACGGGGTACGGGTAGATAGTCATGTATACGCAGGTTATACCATCCCCCCCTACTACGATTCAATGATCGGAAAGCTCATTACTGTAGCACGCACCCGGGATGAGGCCATCAATACCATGTATCGTGCGTTAAGCGAATATGTGATCGAAGGTATTAAAACCACGATTCCTTTTCATTTACAATTGATGCAAAATGAAGATTTCCGTTCCGGAAACTTTAACACCAAGTTCATGGATAGTTTCGTGATGAAAAAATAG
- a CDS encoding GNAT family N-acetyltransferase — translation MEIKIRRAVAADCERILELVQELADYEKAPQEVTVTLEHFRESGFGPSPVWWAFVAENEAGIVAFALYYIRFSTWKGQAMYLEDLLVTESMRGHGIGARLFDQLFEEAKKKGLKRVCWQVLDWNEPAINFYKKYHAQFDGAWINCSVDI, via the coding sequence ATGGAAATTAAGATTCGGAGGGCAGTAGCGGCCGACTGCGAGCGGATACTGGAACTGGTGCAGGAACTGGCCGATTATGAAAAAGCCCCACAGGAGGTAACTGTTACCCTGGAGCATTTCAGGGAAAGCGGTTTTGGGCCCAGCCCGGTTTGGTGGGCATTTGTAGCAGAAAACGAAGCAGGTATCGTAGCCTTTGCGTTGTATTACATCCGCTTTTCCACCTGGAAAGGGCAGGCCATGTACCTGGAAGACCTGCTGGTAACCGAATCCATGCGTGGCCATGGAATAGGCGCCCGGTTATTTGACCAGTTATTTGAAGAAGCAAAGAAAAAGGGATTGAAACGCGTTTGCTGGCAGGTACTCGACTGGAACGAACCGGCCATTAATTTTTACAAAAAATACCATGCACAGTTCGACGGCGCATGGATCAACTGCTCGGTAGATATTTAA
- a CDS encoding c-type cytochrome codes for MRTFILLAAYATATLCFSCDQAGSSGKPATAQPTTTDAATMVTRGEYLVTISGCNDCHSPKKMGPNGPEVIPETMLSGYPANRPISQFDSALAQRGIAQFNEDMTAAAGPWGISFASNLTSDDSGAGSWPLENFKNALRHGKFKGMDAARSLLPPMPWFNLAKLTDEDIQAIHAYLKTTRPVKNVAPAPAQFKDIPRKL; via the coding sequence ATGCGTACATTCATCCTACTGGCTGCTTATGCAACGGCCACTCTATGTTTTTCATGCGACCAGGCGGGTAGCTCCGGCAAGCCTGCAACCGCTCAACCCACAACCACGGATGCTGCCACAATGGTAACACGTGGTGAATACCTGGTAACCATCTCCGGGTGTAACGATTGTCACTCTCCCAAAAAAATGGGACCAAACGGCCCCGAAGTGATTCCGGAAACCATGCTTTCAGGATATCCGGCCAACCGGCCCATCAGCCAGTTCGACAGTGCCCTGGCTCAAAGAGGCATTGCTCAGTTTAACGAAGACATGACGGCCGCTGCCGGCCCATGGGGAATTAGTTTTGCATCCAATCTTACCAGCGATGACAGCGGCGCGGGAAGCTGGCCGCTCGAAAACTTTAAAAATGCGCTGCGACACGGGAAATTTAAAGGGATGGACGCTGCTCGGTCCTTGCTGCCGCCTATGCCCTGGTTTAACTTAGCTAAACTTACCGACGAAGATATACAGGCCATTCATGCCTATCTTAAAACCACCAGGCCTGTTAAAAACGTAGCTCCCGCTCCTGCGCAGTTTAAAGACATTCCCAGAAAACTATAG
- a CDS encoding porin, translating into MRKMLLLTKTIFISGALLAQDTTAPETEEKGALQINGSVDAYYRFNFNHAKSVQQANNFTSFTNSHNSFELGMASLKASYTKGKAGVVVDLGFGTRAREFSYNETGVTQAIKQAYITYAPSEHVKLSAGKWGTHVGYELLDPQLNRNYSMSYMFSYGPFSHTGLKADFTVGDGFGIMAGVTNPTDYLSAPWNKKFIIGQFSKTSEKVNLYLNYVGGKDTAEVASNQLGLTATAKITDKFSLGYDGTVKFVKSPDVSSQSWWGSALYVNVDPSEKFGITLRGEYFDDKKGVITNADGSALLGTSVIQGTLSFNIKPVSGLMIIPEFRLDSAKDPIFTKNSGDGTKSTGTFLLAAVYSF; encoded by the coding sequence ATGAGGAAAATGCTATTGCTCACAAAAACAATTTTTATTTCGGGCGCATTGCTGGCACAAGATACTACTGCACCGGAAACAGAAGAAAAAGGCGCATTACAGATCAATGGATCTGTTGACGCCTATTATCGGTTTAACTTTAACCATGCTAAATCTGTTCAGCAGGCGAATAATTTTACCAGTTTCACCAACTCCCACAATTCGTTTGAACTGGGCATGGCATCATTAAAGGCAAGTTACACCAAAGGGAAAGCCGGGGTAGTGGTAGATCTGGGCTTTGGAACAAGGGCAAGGGAGTTCTCCTATAATGAAACCGGGGTTACACAAGCAATCAAACAGGCTTACATTACCTATGCACCGTCGGAGCATGTTAAATTATCTGCGGGAAAATGGGGTACGCATGTGGGGTACGAGTTGCTTGATCCGCAGCTGAACCGGAATTACAGTATGAGCTATATGTTCTCCTACGGACCTTTTTCCCATACGGGGCTGAAAGCCGATTTTACAGTAGGTGACGGTTTTGGTATTATGGCCGGCGTTACCAATCCTACCGATTATCTGTCGGCTCCATGGAACAAGAAATTTATTATCGGACAGTTCAGCAAAACTTCTGAAAAGGTGAATCTTTATTTAAACTATGTGGGCGGTAAGGATACGGCTGAGGTTGCATCCAATCAGCTGGGGCTGACTGCTACAGCAAAAATCACCGACAAATTTTCGCTGGGATATGACGGTACTGTAAAATTTGTAAAATCTCCTGATGTTTCTTCACAGTCCTGGTGGGGTTCTGCATTATATGTGAATGTTGATCCTTCCGAAAAATTCGGAATCACGCTGCGCGGGGAATATTTCGATGATAAAAAAGGCGTGATCACCAACGCCGACGGTAGTGCCTTGCTGGGTACTTCCGTAATCCAGGGGACTTTGTCCTTTAACATAAAGCCGGTAAGCGGATTGATGATCATACCAGAATTCCGGCTTGACAGTGCAAAGGATCCCATCTTTACAAAAAATTCCGGCGACGGAACTAAAAGCACCGGCACCTTCTTACTTGCTGCCGTATATTCTTTCTGA
- a CDS encoding DUF5602 domain-containing protein, with protein sequence MKKFVMLSLGAALLSASCTRNGVQLREKRYQGPEVMFHEGKASTWYETDVDDKPLRLAIWMDDAAWNSLPTEADVQAGGGHHHTNNTVLAFHPKVDQRIFNHVGLDWNPQGHEPAPVYGLPHFDFHFYSMSPNEVAAIPAYEADSSGFKNWPEAAYFPVNYINPGGGVPKMGCHWMDVTSPELNGAVFGQTFLYGSYNGKVTFMEPMITKAFIEANPEFSRAIPQPAKVQLSGYYPTTMRLHRSGNAREVILEHFIYRTAQ encoded by the coding sequence ATGAAGAAATTTGTTATGTTAAGTTTGGGTGCGGCACTGTTGTCGGCATCCTGTACCAGAAACGGGGTACAACTGCGTGAAAAAAGATATCAGGGACCTGAAGTGATGTTTCACGAAGGGAAGGCAAGCACCTGGTATGAAACCGATGTGGATGACAAGCCCTTGCGTTTGGCAATTTGGATGGACGATGCTGCATGGAACAGTTTGCCTACAGAGGCAGATGTACAGGCTGGTGGCGGGCATCACCATACAAACAACACGGTGTTGGCATTTCATCCAAAAGTGGACCAGCGCATCTTTAATCATGTAGGGTTAGACTGGAACCCGCAAGGGCACGAGCCTGCGCCGGTTTACGGATTACCGCATTTTGACTTCCATTTTTATAGCATGAGTCCAAATGAAGTTGCGGCAATCCCGGCATATGAAGCAGATAGTTCCGGATTTAAAAACTGGCCTGAAGCAGCTTATTTCCCGGTGAATTATATAAATCCGGGTGGAGGTGTGCCCAAAATGGGGTGCCATTGGATGGATGTTACATCTCCTGAATTAAATGGAGCTGTTTTTGGGCAAACGTTTCTTTACGGTTCCTACAATGGTAAGGTGACCTTTATGGAGCCCATGATCACCAAGGCATTTATCGAAGCTAATCCCGAATTCAGCAGGGCCATTCCCCAGCCGGCGAAGGTACAGCTGTCCGGATATTATCCAACCACTATGCGGTTGCATCGTTCCGGAAATGCACGGGAAGTTATCCTGGAGCATTTTATATATCGAACTGCCCAGTAA